One window from the genome of Corallococcus exiguus encodes:
- the asnS gene encoding asparagine--tRNA ligase, with translation MQVVSVKKALSGAVEAGSKVEVRGWVRTRRDSKAGISFVNVSDGSVFDPIQVVAPNSLPNYEKEILHLTAGASVICRGTLVQSQGKGQAFEIQADEVQVLGLVDDPDTYPIQPKQHSLEFLREVAHLRVRTNTFGAITRVRNAAAQAVHRFFHSEGFCWVNTPIITASDAEGAGQMFRVSTLDATNPPRGQDGKIDWGKDFFGKEAYLTVSGQLNVEAYCLAMSKVYTFGPTFRAENSNTTRHLAEFWMIEPEIAFADLNEDALLAERFLKYVFKAVLDECAPDMKFFEERQQKGVTERMEKFIGSSFERIDYTDAVSILQKAKKKFEYAPEWGKDLQTEHERYLTEEHVGRPVVVMNYPEAIKAFYMRINEDGKTVAAMDVLAPGIGEIIGGSQREERLDVLDARMRKFGLDPAHYQWYRDLRRYGTVPHAGFGLGFERLIVYMCGLQNIRDAIPYPRVPGSATF, from the coding sequence ATGCAGGTCGTGAGTGTGAAGAAGGCCCTGTCGGGGGCCGTCGAAGCGGGCTCGAAGGTGGAGGTGCGCGGCTGGGTGCGGACGCGCCGCGACTCCAAGGCGGGCATCAGCTTCGTGAACGTGAGCGACGGGTCGGTCTTCGACCCCATCCAGGTCGTCGCGCCCAATTCGCTGCCCAACTACGAGAAGGAAATCCTGCACCTCACCGCGGGCGCCTCCGTCATCTGCCGGGGCACGCTGGTGCAGTCCCAGGGCAAGGGTCAGGCCTTCGAGATCCAGGCGGACGAGGTGCAGGTGCTGGGTCTGGTGGACGACCCGGACACCTACCCCATCCAGCCGAAGCAGCACTCGCTGGAGTTCCTGCGGGAGGTGGCGCACCTGCGCGTGCGCACCAACACCTTCGGGGCCATCACCCGCGTGCGCAACGCGGCGGCGCAGGCGGTGCACCGCTTCTTCCACTCGGAAGGCTTCTGCTGGGTGAATACGCCCATCATCACCGCGAGCGACGCGGAGGGCGCCGGGCAGATGTTCCGCGTGTCCACGCTGGACGCCACCAACCCGCCGCGCGGTCAGGACGGGAAGATCGACTGGGGCAAGGACTTCTTCGGCAAGGAGGCCTACCTCACCGTGTCCGGGCAGCTGAACGTGGAGGCGTACTGCCTGGCCATGTCCAAGGTCTACACGTTCGGCCCCACGTTCCGCGCGGAGAACAGCAACACCACGCGGCATCTGGCCGAGTTCTGGATGATTGAACCGGAGATCGCCTTCGCGGACCTCAACGAGGACGCGCTGCTGGCGGAGCGGTTCCTCAAGTACGTGTTCAAGGCCGTGCTGGACGAGTGCGCGCCGGACATGAAGTTCTTCGAGGAGCGTCAGCAGAAGGGCGTCACGGAGCGGATGGAGAAGTTCATCGGCTCCAGCTTCGAGCGCATCGACTACACGGATGCCGTCTCCATCCTCCAGAAGGCGAAGAAGAAGTTCGAGTACGCGCCGGAGTGGGGCAAGGACCTCCAGACGGAGCACGAGCGCTACCTCACCGAGGAGCACGTGGGCCGGCCCGTGGTGGTGATGAACTACCCGGAGGCCATCAAGGCCTTCTACATGCGCATCAACGAGGACGGGAAGACCGTGGCCGCGATGGACGTGCTCGCCCCGGGCATTGGCGAGATCATCGGCGGCAGCCAGCGCGAGGAGCGCCTGGACGTGCTGGACGCGCGCATGAGGAAGTTCGGCCTCGATCCCGCGCACTACCAGTGGTACCGCGACCTGCGCCGCTACGGCACGGTGCCGCACGCGGGCTTCGGCCTGGGGTTCGAGCGGCTCATCGTCTACATGTGCGGCCTGCAGAACATCCGCGACGCCATCCCCTACCCGCGCGTCCCGGGCTCCGCGACGTTCTAG
- a CDS encoding NAD(P)-dependent oxidoreductase, translating to MKVGFIGLGNMGTPMAKNLAGAGHELVVWNRTASKADPLKQQGARVAKTPAEAARDAEVVVSMLADDHAAEEAVLGKDGIVSALPKNAVHVSSSTISVALSERLTKAHTDAGQGYVSAPVFGRPEAAAGKQLWVVAAGPKAQVERVRPVLTALGRGLTELGERPSAANTVKLSGNFLIASMMEALSESFALAEKCGVERAAFLDVFKSVFAKAPIFENYAGAIAKGQYTPAGFALRLGLKDVTLALEAGRAAEVPLPLASLLRDHFLTGVAQGRGDEDWSALGALAQERAGITKKA from the coding sequence ATGAAGGTCGGCTTCATCGGGTTGGGGAACATGGGTACGCCCATGGCGAAGAACCTGGCCGGCGCGGGCCATGAGCTCGTCGTCTGGAACCGCACCGCCTCCAAGGCGGATCCGCTGAAACAGCAGGGCGCGCGCGTGGCGAAGACGCCCGCGGAGGCCGCCCGCGACGCGGAGGTCGTCGTGTCCATGCTCGCGGACGACCACGCCGCGGAAGAAGCCGTGCTGGGGAAGGACGGCATCGTCAGCGCATTGCCGAAGAACGCCGTCCATGTCTCCTCCAGCACCATCTCCGTCGCGTTGTCGGAGCGCCTGACGAAGGCGCACACGGACGCGGGGCAGGGCTACGTCTCCGCTCCCGTCTTCGGCCGGCCAGAAGCCGCCGCGGGCAAGCAGCTCTGGGTGGTCGCCGCGGGCCCGAAGGCGCAGGTGGAGCGGGTGCGTCCGGTGCTCACGGCGCTGGGGCGCGGCCTCACGGAGCTGGGGGAACGGCCGTCCGCCGCGAACACGGTGAAGCTGTCCGGCAACTTCCTCATCGCGTCGATGATGGAGGCGCTGTCGGAGTCCTTCGCGCTCGCGGAGAAGTGCGGCGTGGAGCGCGCCGCGTTCCTGGACGTCTTCAAGTCCGTCTTCGCCAAGGCGCCCATCTTCGAGAACTACGCGGGCGCCATCGCGAAGGGGCAGTACACGCCCGCGGGCTTCGCGCTGCGCCTGGGCCTCAAGGACGTGACGCTGGCGCTCGAAGCGGGAAGGGCAGCGGAGGTGCCGCTGCCACTCGCGAGCCTGCTGCGAGACCATTTCCTCACCGGCGTCGCCCAGGGGCGCGGCGATGAGGACTGGTCCGCGCTCGGCGCGCTCGCTCAGGAGCGCGCCGGCATCACGAAGAAGGCCTGA
- a CDS encoding putative ABC exporter domain-containing protein produces MSFPSAVAFLWVRTWRNRVVRQVQRLKRPRYLLGALVGLAYLYSLVGRSVFVQGTGRAVSPNARLFAEFSLEVSVLGTLVTAWVLGADRPALTFTQTEVQTFFAAPVTRKALLHYKLLRGLLSAMLAALAATLFVGRFTSPQPVLFFLGAALAMGTLYLHGTAASFVRAWLVSQGRWGSVVRWAVVAAVLVAGMGTLLSTLSDHPLPENLSTPFAVREWLRDVLNAPGPRAVLWPGRALVAPAMARSWEGFLRYLPASLALLVAHYAWVLAVEVPFEDSAVAGAEARTRRRAQRAARSGNLRVGRVPFVLKARGRPEVALLWKNLIARRRMGSGLAMLLSFGVLGAVFALVMGDTRLFSNSREFLGPMALMVAVAMAVIGPSAFRTDLRMDLPKLELLRALPLTGRQVVGAELAASALTLGVAQWVMLLVALVLGVGADDVTLAPWSTPVVLGLLSVLPALGLAGLFVQNAAVVLLPAWIPADSERARGVEALGQRLLTLVGTLVVTFLGLLPAAVVALLVGYPLFTVMGRWAVPLAGLAAAGALFAEVALGVAVLGRAFERLDVSEEQSNEA; encoded by the coding sequence GTGAGCTTCCCGAGCGCGGTGGCGTTCCTCTGGGTGAGGACGTGGCGCAACCGGGTGGTGCGCCAGGTGCAGCGGTTGAAGCGTCCGCGCTACCTCCTGGGCGCGCTGGTGGGGCTCGCGTACCTCTACTCGCTGGTGGGGCGCAGCGTCTTCGTGCAGGGCACGGGCCGCGCGGTGTCGCCCAACGCGAGGCTGTTCGCGGAGTTCTCGCTGGAGGTCTCCGTGCTGGGCACGCTGGTGACGGCGTGGGTGCTGGGCGCGGACCGGCCCGCGCTGACCTTCACGCAGACGGAGGTGCAGACCTTCTTCGCCGCGCCCGTCACGCGCAAGGCGCTCCTGCACTACAAGCTGCTGCGCGGCCTCTTGAGCGCGATGCTCGCGGCGCTGGCGGCGACCCTCTTCGTGGGGCGCTTCACCAGCCCCCAGCCGGTGCTCTTCTTCCTGGGCGCGGCGCTGGCCATGGGGACGCTCTACCTGCACGGCACGGCGGCGTCCTTCGTGCGCGCGTGGCTCGTGTCTCAAGGGCGCTGGGGCAGCGTGGTGCGGTGGGCGGTCGTGGCGGCGGTCCTGGTCGCGGGGATGGGCACGCTGCTGTCCACGCTGAGCGACCACCCGCTGCCGGAGAACCTCTCCACGCCCTTCGCCGTGCGCGAGTGGTTGCGCGACGTGCTCAACGCCCCCGGGCCCCGAGCGGTGCTGTGGCCCGGCCGGGCGCTGGTGGCCCCCGCGATGGCGCGAAGCTGGGAGGGCTTCCTGCGCTACCTGCCCGCGTCGCTGGCGCTGCTGGTGGCGCACTACGCCTGGGTGCTCGCGGTGGAGGTTCCCTTCGAGGACTCCGCGGTGGCCGGGGCGGAAGCGCGGACGCGGCGGCGGGCACAGCGGGCCGCGCGCTCGGGCAATCTGCGCGTGGGCCGGGTGCCCTTCGTGCTGAAGGCCCGGGGGCGTCCAGAGGTCGCGCTCCTGTGGAAGAACCTCATCGCGCGCAGGCGCATGGGCAGCGGGCTGGCGATGCTGCTGTCCTTCGGGGTGCTGGGCGCCGTGTTCGCGCTGGTGATGGGAGACACGCGGCTGTTCTCCAACAGCCGTGAGTTCCTGGGGCCCATGGCGCTGATGGTCGCGGTGGCCATGGCCGTGATTGGCCCGAGCGCGTTTCGCACCGACCTGCGCATGGACCTGCCGAAGCTGGAGCTCTTGCGCGCATTGCCGCTCACGGGGCGGCAGGTGGTGGGCGCGGAGCTGGCGGCGTCCGCGCTGACGTTGGGCGTGGCGCAGTGGGTGATGTTGCTCGTGGCGCTGGTGCTGGGCGTGGGCGCGGACGACGTGACGCTCGCGCCATGGTCCACGCCGGTGGTGCTGGGCCTCTTGTCGGTGTTGCCGGCGCTGGGCCTGGCGGGGCTGTTCGTGCAGAACGCGGCGGTGGTGCTGCTGCCCGCGTGGATTCCGGCGGACTCCGAGCGGGCGCGCGGCGTGGAAGCGCTGGGCCAGCGGCTGCTCACGCTGGTGGGCACGCTGGTGGTGACGTTCCTGGGACTGTTGCCGGCCGCCGTTGTAGCCCTCCTCGTGGGCTATCCGCTGTTCACTGTCATGGGGCGCTGGGCGGTTCCGCTCGCGGGGCTGGCGGCGGCGGGAGCACTCTTCGCGGAGGTGGCGCTGGGCGTCGCCGTCCTGGGCCGCGCCTTCGAGCGGCTGGACGTGTCGGAAGAACAGTCGAACGAAGCGTGA
- a CDS encoding ABC transporter ATP-binding protein, giving the protein MEPALDVEGLEKTYGAVRAVRGLSFQVAPGEVLGLVGPNGAGKTSTLRCLAGILPASEGRVRVAGFDVAQAPVEAKRQLAFLPDEPRFFEYLTVWEHLNFTARLYGVEDWEERGRELLAEMELTGREKSLPGELSRGMKQKLSIACGFLHQPRLILLDEPLTGLDPLGIRRMKASLRRRSEEGTALVLSSHLLPLVEELCHRLLVIAGGRAVALGSLAEIREQMAGGAGDGASLEELFVRITSAASEEAEARGTEPA; this is encoded by the coding sequence ATGGAACCGGCGCTGGACGTCGAAGGGCTGGAGAAGACGTACGGCGCGGTGCGGGCGGTGCGCGGCCTGTCCTTCCAGGTGGCACCGGGCGAGGTGCTGGGACTGGTGGGGCCCAACGGCGCAGGCAAGACGTCCACGCTGCGGTGCCTGGCCGGAATCCTTCCGGCCTCCGAGGGGCGCGTGCGGGTGGCGGGCTTCGACGTGGCGCAGGCGCCGGTGGAGGCGAAGCGCCAGCTGGCCTTCCTCCCGGACGAGCCGCGCTTCTTCGAGTACCTCACCGTCTGGGAGCACCTGAACTTCACCGCGCGCCTCTACGGCGTGGAGGATTGGGAGGAGCGGGGCCGCGAGCTCCTGGCGGAGATGGAGCTCACGGGCCGGGAGAAGTCATTGCCGGGTGAGCTGTCGCGGGGCATGAAGCAGAAGCTGTCCATCGCGTGCGGCTTCCTGCACCAGCCCCGGCTCATCCTCCTGGATGAACCGCTGACGGGGTTGGATCCGCTGGGCATCCGCCGCATGAAGGCCTCGCTGCGCCGCCGCTCGGAGGAGGGCACGGCGTTGGTGCTGTCGTCGCACCTGCTCCCGCTGGTGGAGGAACTGTGCCACCGGCTGCTCGTCATCGCCGGAGGGCGCGCGGTGGCGCTGGGTTCGCTGGCGGAGATTCGCGAGCAGATGGCGGGCGGAGCCGGGGACGGCGCGTCGCTGGAGGAGCTGTTCGTGCGCATCACCAGCGCGGCGTCGGAGGAGGCGGAGGCGCGGGGGACCGAACCGGCGTGA
- a CDS encoding response regulator — protein sequence MSQQIRALVVDDSQAMRRSIMYALQRLAGVVCIEAQDGVEGLKKLSTQGRFDLVMTDINMPLMDGLKLIHHIRQTEEHRAVPIVVVTTEGAAADRERAMALGATAYLVKPVQARVVLDTVKELLKLG from the coding sequence ATGTCGCAGCAGATCCGCGCGCTGGTGGTGGATGACTCGCAGGCCATGCGCCGCAGCATCATGTACGCGCTCCAGCGTCTGGCCGGGGTGGTCTGCATCGAGGCACAGGACGGCGTGGAGGGGCTGAAGAAGCTCTCCACGCAGGGCCGCTTCGACCTGGTGATGACGGACATCAACATGCCGTTGATGGACGGGCTGAAGCTCATCCACCACATCCGCCAGACGGAAGAGCACCGGGCGGTGCCCATCGTCGTGGTGACGACGGAGGGCGCGGCGGCGGACCGCGAGCGGGCCATGGCGCTGGGAGCCACGGCCTACCTGGTGAAACCCGTGCAGGCCCGCGTGGTGCTGGACACGGTGAAGGAACTGCTGAAGCTCGGCTGA
- the cheB gene encoding chemotaxis-specific protein-glutamate methyltransferase CheB, whose product MGRPLTVLVIDDSATNRRTLTTLLESSQEVMVLDWAQDGEEGLKKVLDLKPDVVTLDLEMPRLGGHTFLRLLMRAAPTPVIVISSYAHRSDVGKALELGAFDFIAKPPQVTPAALEHLRRELIDKVLAARHVKAGGRHGAAPRGVVLSGDVPQIIAVGASTGGPPAVQRLLEGLATEPTVSVLVGQHMPSQFTKAFAERLDRIGPFTVREACEGDMVKPGHVYIAPGGRHLLLSDRTGRLELRTPSPVPADKYAPSVDRLFESAADVLGPRAVAVVLTGMGADGAQGVRAVRREGGETWAESEDTAVVYGMPKEAIATGAVSRVLALDAIGTELAALVRRRRQSGGQ is encoded by the coding sequence ATGGGACGCCCGCTCACGGTGCTCGTCATCGACGACTCGGCCACCAACCGCCGCACGCTCACCACGCTGCTGGAGTCCTCCCAGGAGGTGATGGTGCTGGACTGGGCCCAGGACGGCGAAGAGGGGCTCAAGAAGGTCCTGGACCTGAAGCCCGACGTGGTGACGCTGGACCTGGAGATGCCCCGGCTGGGCGGCCACACCTTCCTGCGGCTGCTCATGCGCGCGGCGCCCACGCCCGTCATCGTCATCTCCAGCTACGCGCACCGCTCGGACGTGGGCAAGGCGCTGGAGCTGGGCGCGTTCGACTTCATCGCCAAGCCGCCCCAGGTCACGCCGGCGGCGCTGGAGCACCTGCGGCGCGAGCTCATCGACAAGGTGCTCGCGGCGCGCCACGTGAAAGCCGGGGGACGCCACGGGGCCGCGCCGCGCGGCGTCGTGCTGTCGGGGGATGTGCCGCAGATCATCGCCGTGGGCGCGTCCACCGGCGGGCCTCCCGCGGTGCAGCGGCTCCTGGAAGGACTGGCCACCGAGCCGACCGTGAGCGTGCTGGTGGGCCAGCACATGCCGTCGCAGTTCACCAAGGCCTTCGCGGAGCGGTTGGACCGCATCGGCCCCTTCACGGTGAGGGAGGCGTGCGAGGGCGACATGGTGAAGCCGGGCCACGTCTACATCGCGCCGGGAGGCCGCCACCTGCTGCTGTCCGACCGCACCGGGCGCCTGGAGCTGCGCACGCCGTCGCCCGTGCCCGCGGACAAGTACGCACCGTCGGTGGACCGGCTCTTCGAGAGCGCGGCGGACGTGCTGGGCCCGCGCGCGGTGGCGGTGGTGCTGACGGGGATGGGAGCGGATGGGGCGCAGGGCGTACGCGCGGTCCGCCGCGAGGGCGGCGAGACGTGGGCCGAGTCCGAGGACACGGCGGTGGTGTACGGCATGCCCAAGGAGGCCATCGCCACGGGCGCGGTGAGCCGGGTGCTGGCCCTGGACGCCATCGGGACGGAGCTGGCCGCGCTGGTGCGCCGCCGACGGCAGTCCGGCGGGCAGTGA
- a CDS encoding CheR family methyltransferase codes for MPRFDEGRPEMTLEEFRLLRDHVYAHCGILIHENMKFVMERRLWPRLEALGIQDFGSYHRYLRYDAQRSAELEAAVESLTTHETYFFREPAQLKAFCEELLPILEKRNAHTRRLRLWSAGCSSGEEAYTLAMLLKESGRFDDWDVEVLGTDLSRRVLAVARRAEYGPSALRATPPDLLERYFVPAGVNRVRVRDDVKAWVNFGHHNLSDVAGSQLVPRSDVVFCRNVMIYFDLAARRRVLGVIRDRLCPGGYLLLGHAENLLSLGADFELVHLKGDLVYRRPELPGGEGR; via the coding sequence ATGCCACGCTTCGACGAGGGCCGCCCTGAGATGACGCTGGAGGAGTTCCGGCTGCTGCGTGACCACGTCTACGCGCACTGCGGAATCCTCATCCACGAGAACATGAAGTTCGTGATGGAGCGCCGGCTGTGGCCCCGGCTGGAGGCGCTGGGGATCCAGGACTTCGGCTCCTACCACCGCTACCTGCGCTACGACGCCCAGCGCAGCGCGGAGCTGGAAGCGGCGGTGGAGTCCCTCACCACGCACGAGACGTACTTCTTCCGCGAACCCGCGCAGCTCAAGGCCTTCTGCGAGGAGTTGCTCCCCATCCTGGAGAAGCGCAACGCGCACACGCGGCGGCTGCGGCTGTGGTCGGCGGGGTGTTCCTCCGGTGAGGAGGCGTACACGCTGGCCATGCTGCTCAAGGAGAGCGGCCGCTTCGACGACTGGGACGTGGAGGTCCTGGGCACGGACCTGTCGCGCCGCGTGCTGGCCGTGGCCCGCCGCGCCGAGTACGGCCCCAGCGCCCTGCGCGCGACGCCGCCGGACCTGCTGGAGCGCTATTTCGTGCCCGCGGGGGTGAACCGCGTCCGCGTGCGCGACGACGTGAAGGCGTGGGTGAACTTCGGTCACCACAATCTGTCGGACGTGGCGGGCAGCCAGCTGGTGCCGCGCTCGGACGTCGTCTTCTGCCGCAACGTGATGATCTACTTCGACCTGGCCGCGCGCCGCCGCGTGCTGGGCGTCATCCGCGACCGGCTCTGTCCCGGGGGCTACCTGCTCCTGGGCCACGCGGAGAACCTGCTCAGCCTGGGCGCGGACTTCGAGCTGGTGCACCTGAAGGGCGACCTCGTCTACCGCCGGCCCGAGCTTCCGGGCGGGGAGGGCCGCTGA
- a CDS encoding HEAT repeat domain-containing protein, whose product MSDTVRSPAGQEEARYRALQAVDPRAPGALETFTTGLHDESWRVRHAAAEGLRRVPDAPGVTARLVSVLGKRGETGARNAAAEALAGMGPVAIPPLVHLLEHEDPDQRKLAADILGQLGRPEVEDVLLRALSDDDLNVCVAAAEALGRMGGDAAARALEGLLDAPTPLLRLAALEGLASLKRAPPLERVMALVEDPGVQRSALRLLGLYPPGVSTERICRALASPVRSVREAALVALGKQAVGLGPYERGELDAVARSVLNGIPGVAAHVAQALDGDDVRVRAGALVAAGALGEASLAVAVAEVAREDRLLREVLFTLGQLGPEGRRLLLGSMGTLSLPARTVAAEALVLLVDSTSVPELCALLEWAEDDLRAVVVRALGRTHSPDAVAPLVELLSDSALSGMAARALEQLTVAHPLTALAALEAAVEQRTTPAAVAVLGRLGGARVLPVLRRIARDEDASWRAAAVEAASRADGEAGMELARGALADESPKVRIAAVRSLGQQGGREAATFLGLALKDEDRGVRVAAVEAVGVAGAKERSPDLEALVRHGDGALAMLAVRALTKLGTVGAGVLWDALSHHDAEVVKAALAALGSAEASADGAALAVSLLGHPRWDVRATAARVLGGLGRPECLPALEQAMAVEQDALAQVALAEAVVRLSGR is encoded by the coding sequence ATGAGCGACACGGTGCGGTCCCCCGCGGGGCAGGAAGAGGCGCGGTATCGGGCATTGCAGGCGGTGGATCCGCGTGCGCCCGGAGCCCTGGAGACCTTCACCACCGGTCTGCATGACGAGAGCTGGCGCGTGCGCCACGCGGCGGCGGAAGGACTGCGCCGCGTGCCGGATGCGCCGGGCGTCACCGCGCGGCTCGTCTCCGTCCTGGGCAAACGCGGCGAGACGGGCGCTCGCAACGCGGCGGCCGAGGCGCTGGCCGGAATGGGGCCGGTGGCGATCCCGCCGCTGGTGCACCTGCTGGAGCACGAGGATCCGGATCAGCGGAAGCTGGCGGCGGACATCCTGGGCCAGCTGGGCCGTCCGGAGGTGGAGGACGTGCTCCTGCGCGCGCTCTCCGACGACGACCTCAACGTGTGCGTGGCGGCCGCGGAGGCGCTGGGCCGGATGGGCGGGGACGCCGCGGCGCGGGCGCTGGAAGGCCTGCTGGACGCACCCACGCCCCTGTTGCGACTGGCCGCGCTGGAGGGGCTCGCGTCGCTCAAGCGCGCGCCCCCGCTGGAACGGGTGATGGCGCTGGTGGAGGACCCGGGAGTGCAGCGCAGCGCCCTGCGGCTCCTCGGCCTGTACCCCCCGGGCGTGTCCACGGAGCGCATCTGCCGGGCGCTGGCGTCGCCGGTGCGCTCGGTGCGCGAGGCGGCGCTCGTCGCGCTGGGGAAGCAGGCCGTGGGGCTGGGCCCGTACGAGCGCGGTGAGCTGGATGCGGTGGCGCGCTCGGTGCTGAACGGCATCCCGGGAGTGGCGGCGCACGTGGCGCAGGCCCTGGATGGCGATGACGTCCGGGTGCGGGCCGGCGCGCTGGTGGCGGCCGGAGCGCTGGGCGAAGCGTCGCTCGCGGTGGCGGTGGCGGAGGTGGCGCGCGAGGACCGGCTGCTGCGCGAGGTGCTCTTCACGCTGGGCCAGCTGGGGCCTGAGGGCCGGCGCCTGCTGCTCGGGAGCATGGGCACGCTGTCGCTGCCCGCGCGCACGGTGGCGGCCGAGGCGCTGGTGCTGCTGGTGGACTCGACGTCGGTGCCGGAGCTGTGCGCGCTCCTGGAGTGGGCGGAGGACGACCTGCGCGCGGTGGTGGTGCGCGCGCTGGGACGCACGCACTCGCCGGACGCCGTGGCGCCGCTGGTGGAGCTGCTCTCGGACTCCGCGCTGTCGGGCATGGCGGCGCGAGCGCTGGAGCAGCTGACCGTGGCCCACCCGCTGACGGCGCTGGCCGCGCTGGAGGCGGCGGTGGAGCAGCGCACGACGCCCGCGGCGGTGGCGGTGCTGGGCCGGTTGGGTGGCGCGCGGGTGTTGCCCGTACTGCGGCGGATTGCTCGCGATGAAGACGCTTCCTGGCGCGCGGCGGCGGTGGAGGCCGCGAGCCGGGCGGACGGCGAGGCCGGCATGGAGCTGGCGCGCGGCGCGCTGGCGGACGAGTCCCCCAAGGTGCGCATCGCCGCGGTGCGCTCCCTGGGGCAGCAGGGCGGCAGGGAGGCCGCGACGTTCCTGGGGCTCGCGCTGAAGGACGAGGACCGCGGTGTGCGCGTGGCCGCGGTGGAGGCCGTGGGCGTGGCGGGCGCGAAGGAGCGCTCGCCGGACCTGGAGGCCCTGGTGCGCCATGGCGACGGCGCGCTCGCGATGCTGGCGGTGCGCGCGCTGACGAAGCTGGGCACGGTGGGCGCGGGCGTGCTGTGGGACGCGCTCAGCCATCACGACGCGGAGGTGGTGAAGGCGGCGTTGGCGGCGCTCGGGTCGGCGGAGGCCTCGGCGGATGGGGCGGCGCTGGCGGTGTCGCTGCTGGGGCATCCCCGCTGGGACGTGCGGGCGACCGCGGCGCGCGTGCTGGGTGGGCTGGGGCGGCCGGAGTGCCTGCCCGCGCTCGAACAGGCGATGGCGGTGGAGCAGGACGCGCTGGCCCAGGTGGCGCTGGCGGAAGCGGTCGTCCGGTTGTCGGGGCGCTGA
- a CDS encoding chemotaxis protein CheW, whose protein sequence is MTDPVNLMVRRPRGEKTSETPSAEVQLCAFFVGNEEYVLDIMRVEEILPPQRVIPIPHAPAFVEGVLHLRGAMLPVVDLRRRLLGEPAQETRRTRLLVCRLGTRRVVTRVDRVAEVLRVRRADIKPAPALMAGGRTPFVVGVCGPPERLRLLLDLKALLLAELERDSRPPPAG, encoded by the coding sequence ATGACGGACCCCGTGAACCTGATGGTCCGCCGACCGCGCGGCGAGAAGACCTCCGAGACGCCCTCGGCCGAGGTGCAGCTGTGCGCCTTCTTCGTGGGCAACGAGGAGTACGTGCTGGACATCATGCGCGTAGAGGAGATCCTCCCTCCCCAGCGCGTGATTCCCATCCCGCACGCTCCCGCCTTCGTGGAGGGAGTGCTGCACCTGCGCGGCGCGATGCTGCCCGTGGTGGACCTGCGACGGCGCTTGCTGGGCGAGCCCGCGCAGGAGACGCGGCGCACGCGCCTGCTCGTGTGCCGGCTGGGAACGCGGCGCGTGGTGACGCGGGTGGACCGCGTGGCGGAGGTGCTGCGTGTGCGCCGGGCTGACATCAAGCCCGCGCCGGCGCTCATGGCCGGGGGGCGCACGCCGTTCGTGGTGGGAGTGTGCGGACCGCCGGAGCGGCTGCGGCTGCTCTTGGACCTGAAGGCGCTCTTGCTCGCGGAGCTGGAGCGCGACTCCCGCCCGCCGCCCGCTGGCTGA
- a CDS encoding chemotaxis protein CheW — MSRFEALLDAFFYRPDEDVGGLLDFAAGSDDLAQPLLEEEPVEYLAFRLEAECYAVPILAVREICKVPLLTEIPRAEPQLLGVMNLRGELLPVYDVKLRLRLADVPPVVAGPDAGLPPRASRILVLKTEDGPAGVWVDSVAGVVRLKPSMVELSPAGLRGDRDCVAGLGRKGSQLYILLDPEQALAP, encoded by the coding sequence GTGTCCCGTTTCGAAGCCCTGCTCGACGCGTTCTTCTACCGCCCGGACGAGGACGTCGGTGGCCTGCTGGACTTCGCCGCGGGCAGTGACGACCTGGCGCAGCCGCTGCTGGAGGAGGAGCCCGTCGAGTACCTGGCCTTCCGCCTGGAGGCGGAGTGCTACGCGGTGCCCATCCTCGCGGTGAGGGAGATCTGCAAGGTGCCGCTGCTCACGGAGATTCCGCGCGCGGAGCCGCAGCTGCTGGGCGTGATGAACCTGCGCGGGGAGCTGTTGCCCGTCTACGACGTGAAGCTGCGGCTGCGGCTGGCGGACGTGCCTCCAGTGGTGGCGGGGCCGGACGCGGGCCTGCCGCCCCGGGCCTCGCGCATCCTGGTGCTCAAGACGGAGGACGGGCCCGCGGGCGTATGGGTGGACTCGGTGGCGGGCGTGGTGCGGCTCAAGCCGTCCATGGTGGAGCTGTCGCCCGCGGGGCTGCGGGGAGACCGGGACTGCGTGGCGGGGTTGGGGCGCAAGGGCTCGCAGCTCTACATCCTGTTGGATCCGGAGCAGGCGCTCGCCCCATGA